The following coding sequences lie in one Danio rerio strain Tuebingen ecotype United States chromosome 3, GRCz12tu, whole genome shotgun sequence genomic window:
- the si:dkeyp-72e1.6 gene encoding transmembrane protein 238-like has protein sequence MEAAPGGLGRCSCAFWLAVSFDVLGLIILLLGVFGDLFFYDFLIYAGAIIIFLSLIWWVFWYTGNIEVPPEELEDDVGLLKKGRGLAGVVRRFSSRLSSGIRNSFRRNGGPRGQGATPGQGKHRREVPVTLAMTSQDNVSTVSGAVTGETQAI, from the coding sequence ATGGAGGCAGCGCCGGGCGGTCTCGGGCGCTGTTCGTGCGCGTTCTGGCTCGCCGTGTCTTTCGACGTGCTCGGACTCATCATATTGTTGCTCGGCGTTTTTGGAGATCTCTTCTTCTATGACTTTTTAATATACGCGGGAGCCATCATCATATTCCTGAGCCTCATCTGGTGGGTTTTCTGGTACACGGGTAATATCGAGGTGCCTCCCGAAGAGCTTGAGGATGATGTGGGCTTGCTGAAAAAGGGTAGGGGTTTGGCTGGAGTGGTCAGGAGGTTCTCCAGTCGCCTCTCCAGCGGCATCAGGAACTCTTTCAGGAGAAATGGGGGACCCAGAGGTCAAGGTGCGACGCCTGGTCAGGGGAAGCACAGAAGAGAAGTGCCAGTGACTCTTGCAATGACCTCTCAGGATAATGTGAGCACTGTTTCTGGGGCAGTGACCGGAGAGACTCAGGCTATATGA